The Peribacillus simplex genome contains a region encoding:
- a CDS encoding zinc-binding alcohol dehydrogenase family protein has translation MKAVQVRQAHELIIQEVEKPRISNSTDVLVKVKRVGICGSDMHIYHGTNPLATLPRVVGHEVAGEVVEIGKGVSGIKVGDHVVIEPISYCGECYACRKGRQNVCGKLSVFGVHEDGGMREWFVLPEKQLHVVDSALAWEEIVLAEPYTIGAQAVWRGEVEEGETVLIQGAGPIGICILKMAKLQGASVMITDLSDERLEFAKESGADITVHAGKEDVQKRVEEWTNGEGANVVIDAVCLPMTFELSFDVVSTAGRIVVLGFDERPSSVSQLPITKKEVSVKGSRLQTDQFPKVVKLLNEGKLRHEGLVTHTFSLDDIQEAFNFVENHPEQVRKAIIVFN, from the coding sequence ATGAAAGCGGTTCAAGTACGGCAAGCTCATGAACTTATCATTCAAGAAGTGGAAAAACCACGGATTTCGAACTCGACGGATGTCCTTGTAAAAGTAAAAAGAGTCGGGATTTGCGGATCGGATATGCATATTTACCATGGTACGAATCCTCTTGCTACACTGCCGCGAGTCGTTGGGCATGAAGTAGCGGGAGAGGTTGTGGAGATAGGTAAAGGTGTCTCGGGCATAAAAGTGGGGGACCACGTTGTTATTGAGCCCATCAGTTATTGCGGGGAGTGTTATGCCTGCCGCAAAGGCCGCCAAAATGTTTGTGGAAAACTGTCCGTTTTTGGCGTGCATGAAGATGGTGGAATGAGGGAATGGTTCGTCCTTCCGGAGAAACAATTACATGTTGTGGATTCTGCTTTAGCTTGGGAAGAAATAGTATTGGCTGAGCCATACACTATCGGCGCACAGGCCGTATGGAGGGGCGAAGTGGAGGAAGGGGAAACAGTGCTTATCCAGGGAGCTGGGCCTATTGGGATTTGCATATTAAAGATGGCAAAGCTTCAAGGAGCATCAGTGATGATCACGGATTTAAGTGATGAGCGTTTGGAATTCGCTAAAGAAAGCGGCGCCGATATCACCGTCCATGCGGGAAAAGAAGATGTTCAAAAACGAGTGGAAGAATGGACGAATGGCGAAGGGGCCAACGTCGTCATTGATGCAGTATGCTTGCCGATGACATTTGAATTGTCTTTCGATGTCGTGTCAACGGCGGGGCGGATTGTCGTACTCGGTTTTGATGAACGTCCTTCATCGGTTTCCCAGTTACCAATCACAAAAAAGGAAGTATCGGTGAAAGGGTCTAGATTGCAAACCGATCAGTTCCCAAAAGTGGTCAAACTTTTAAATGAAGGAAAACTCAGACATGAAGGTTTAGTTACCCATACATTTTCGCTCGATGATATCCAGGAAGCATTTAATTTTGTTGAAAATCATCCCGAACAAGTTCGAAAAGCGATCATCGTTTTTAATTAA
- the allD gene encoding ureidoglycolate dehydrogenase: MATVTIQAEEAKRLVIQQLTKVGLNEENAGKIAEVLVHADLRNVNSHGVLRTEHYVNRLQAGGINPDAQISFQKTGPVTGVVDGDDGFGHVISDVAMDHAIEMARDNGVGMVTVFNSSHCGALSYFVQKAADAKLIGIAMSHTDKIVVPFGGKTSFLGTNPIAYGVPAKTKKPFILDMATSNVALGKILQAREEGKEIPEGWGVDENGANVTDPNKVVSLSTFGGPKGYGLSVIVDVFSGLLAGAAFGPHIGKMYDDLDKKRKLGHYFCVINPSFFTDTDIFLEQMDQMIEELQQVEPAPGFDRVYVPGEIEQINEEKNLKQGITIASSVYEFLTK; this comes from the coding sequence ATGGCAACAGTAACGATACAAGCGGAGGAAGCAAAACGCTTGGTCATACAACAGCTGACCAAAGTGGGTTTAAATGAAGAAAATGCCGGGAAAATCGCGGAAGTATTGGTTCATGCCGATCTCAGAAACGTCAATTCCCATGGTGTTTTGCGAACAGAGCATTATGTGAACCGTTTACAGGCAGGAGGCATAAATCCCGATGCCCAGATTTCCTTCCAAAAGACTGGGCCAGTTACCGGTGTGGTTGATGGAGATGATGGTTTTGGGCATGTGATTAGCGACGTGGCCATGGACCATGCAATCGAAATGGCTAGAGATAACGGTGTTGGCATGGTGACAGTTTTTAATAGCAGCCATTGCGGAGCACTAAGCTATTTCGTTCAAAAAGCCGCTGATGCAAAGTTAATTGGCATCGCGATGTCACATACCGATAAAATTGTGGTCCCGTTCGGAGGAAAAACATCATTTCTTGGTACCAACCCAATCGCTTACGGTGTTCCTGCCAAAACGAAGAAACCCTTTATTCTTGATATGGCAACATCCAATGTTGCGCTGGGGAAAATCCTCCAGGCACGCGAAGAAGGAAAGGAAATCCCTGAAGGATGGGGAGTGGATGAAAATGGAGCTAATGTCACAGACCCGAATAAAGTCGTTTCCCTTTCCACTTTCGGTGGCCCGAAAGGCTATGGTCTATCCGTAATTGTGGATGTGTTTTCTGGATTATTGGCCGGTGCGGCATTTGGTCCGCACATTGGGAAAATGTATGACGACCTTGATAAGAAAAGGAAGCTGGGACATTATTTTTGTGTAATTAATCCTTCGTTCTTTACGGATACTGATATATTTTTAGAGCAAATGGATCAAATGATCGAAGAGCTGCAACAGGTTGAACCTGCTCCAGGGTTTGATCGCGTATATGTACCGGGTGAGATTGAACAAATCAATGAAGAAAAAAACCTGAAACAAGGCATTACGATAGCATCAAGTGTTTATGAATTTCTTACAAAGTAG
- a CDS encoding sugar kinase yields the protein MSSKYGVLTLGDAMITLNPEETGPLRFVNRFERKVGGAELNFAIGCARLGMRAKWISRLGKDEFGKVIYNFARGEGVDMSDVAYVNGYPTSLNFKEIREDGSGKTFYYRYQSPILTLNPGDITENMFEEIDIVHLTGVFLAIDPKNVDIAKRVMDIAKQKNIPVSFDPNIRLKLWSIDEARSVYYDVFPYVDILLTGLDEIRLITGTDTKESLAEFANVNDIDQLVIKDGKHGSKLYTKSEWHEKEAFPVMPVDTVGAGDGYDAGYIYGYLHGLSIDERLTFANGVGALVTTVAGDNEGLPYLEDVMPFIQNEAVIER from the coding sequence TTGTCATCAAAATATGGTGTTTTAACGCTTGGCGACGCCATGATTACGCTAAATCCGGAAGAGACAGGACCTTTAAGATTCGTTAACCGTTTTGAGCGAAAAGTAGGAGGCGCTGAACTGAATTTTGCGATTGGCTGTGCAAGGCTTGGCATGCGGGCAAAATGGATAAGCCGCTTGGGCAAGGATGAGTTCGGTAAAGTAATATATAATTTCGCTCGCGGGGAAGGCGTGGACATGAGTGATGTTGCCTATGTAAATGGATATCCAACATCTCTTAACTTTAAAGAAATCCGGGAAGATGGTTCCGGAAAGACATTTTATTACCGCTATCAATCTCCCATTTTAACTTTAAACCCGGGAGATATAACAGAGAATATGTTTGAAGAGATTGATATAGTCCACCTTACTGGAGTATTTTTGGCCATAGATCCCAAAAATGTGGATATTGCCAAGAGGGTAATGGATATTGCAAAACAAAAAAATATACCTGTTTCTTTTGATCCGAATATCCGCTTAAAGCTATGGTCCATCGATGAAGCAAGATCAGTTTATTATGATGTTTTTCCATATGTTGACATTTTACTTACAGGTTTGGATGAAATTAGATTGATCACCGGAACTGACACAAAAGAATCTTTGGCGGAATTCGCAAATGTGAATGATATTGATCAGCTTGTCATTAAGGACGGGAAACATGGTTCAAAACTATATACCAAAAGTGAATGGCATGAAAAAGAAGCATTCCCGGTTATGCCTGTTGATACTGTTGGTGCGGGAGATGGTTATGATGCCGGGTATATTTACGGATATCTACATGGCCTATCTATTGATGAAAGATTGACATTCGCAAATGGTGTAGGAGCTCTTGTCACCACTGTTGCAGGGGACAATGAAGGATTACCATATTTGGAAGATGTAATGCCTTTCATACAGAATGAGGCTGTTATAGAAAGATAG
- a CDS encoding DMT family transporter — MSFLKIYILLTGIMITWGLNVSVIKILVANTQPVTITSLRIFTASLIVILILFFFGLIRLPKKSELFYVFGGALLSVVFHHYFLAEGLTKTSASNAGLILGMGPILTVILTMIFFRKKPNLIRILGFICGALGVSFTVMAGSGGLHSINLGDVDILLSILSQALSFILINKASKTMDPRLLTGYMMLIGSFILFAISLWKEPEGLSSLATAPPSIWGAFIFSAIFATALGHMSYNYAIGKVGAAESSIFLNLNTLFSLLGAAFFLNEAIVPAHFIGLIFIVSGVLLGSGAVEIWILQRKNKRISA, encoded by the coding sequence ATGAGTTTTTTGAAGATATACATCTTACTTACCGGAATAATGATTACATGGGGGTTAAATGTCTCGGTTATTAAAATTTTAGTTGCGAATACACAGCCCGTAACAATAACCTCTTTGAGAATTTTTACTGCTTCTCTTATAGTCATTCTTATCCTTTTCTTCTTTGGACTAATACGCCTTCCTAAAAAAAGTGAACTTTTTTACGTTTTTGGAGGAGCACTTTTGAGTGTCGTTTTTCATCATTATTTTTTAGCTGAGGGATTGACAAAGACTTCTGCATCGAATGCTGGACTGATTTTGGGCATGGGGCCAATCTTGACTGTCATCTTGACCATGATATTCTTTCGTAAAAAACCCAATTTAATCAGGATTTTGGGCTTTATATGCGGTGCCCTGGGTGTGAGTTTTACCGTTATGGCAGGAAGTGGAGGACTCCATTCTATTAATCTGGGGGATGTGGATATTTTACTTTCCATACTTTCACAGGCATTGAGTTTCATTCTTATCAATAAAGCCTCAAAAACAATGGATCCACGATTACTAACCGGATATATGATGCTGATCGGGTCTTTTATCCTTTTTGCCATCAGCTTATGGAAGGAACCAGAGGGCTTATCTTCACTGGCAACTGCACCGCCCTCCATCTGGGGAGCTTTCATTTTCTCCGCCATTTTTGCCACTGCCCTCGGGCACATGAGCTATAATTATGCCATTGGTAAGGTAGGTGCAGCCGAATCATCCATCTTTCTTAACTTAAACACCTTATTCTCTTTGTTAGGGGCAGCCTTTTTCCTTAATGAAGCCATTGTACCTGCACATTTCATTGGACTTATCTTCATTGTTTCGGGGGTATTGCTTGGCTCCGGTGCAGTTGAAATATGGATTCTTCAAAGGAAAAATAAACGTATTTCTGCCTAG
- a CDS encoding urease accessory protein UreH, producing the protein MSLVSILTLGFILGIKHSLEPDHVIAVATTAGKTKKLSRSTLTGVYWGIGHTCTLFFIGMLFIWMKGEIPESLSMTLEFGVGIMLVMLGAKSLFKARPNITNDKDKFRPFLVSALIGFVHGLAGSAAMVILTMSTVSGIGEGSIYIIIFGAGTIIGMLCFTTLLGIPFALNGKDIVLNRIFIKMAGALSFAFGLYYIYNLGITEGLFAIWAN; encoded by the coding sequence ATGAGCTTGGTGTCGATTCTTACATTAGGATTCATATTGGGAATAAAGCATTCGTTAGAGCCTGATCATGTTATTGCGGTAGCAACCACGGCAGGAAAAACGAAAAAATTATCGCGGTCCACTCTAACGGGAGTGTATTGGGGAATAGGCCATACATGTACGCTGTTTTTTATAGGTATGCTATTCATTTGGATGAAAGGGGAAATTCCAGAGTCGTTAAGCATGACGCTGGAATTCGGCGTTGGTATTATGCTAGTTATGCTAGGGGCGAAAAGTTTATTTAAAGCTCGCCCTAATATCACGAACGACAAAGATAAATTTCGTCCTTTTTTGGTGTCTGCTTTAATTGGGTTCGTCCATGGTCTCGCGGGCAGTGCCGCAATGGTCATTCTAACTATGTCGACCGTATCCGGTATAGGCGAAGGATCCATCTATATCATTATTTTTGGCGCAGGGACGATTATTGGAATGCTGTGCTTTACAACTTTACTAGGCATACCGTTTGCTTTGAATGGTAAGGACATCGTTTTAAACCGAATCTTCATCAAAATGGCGGGAGCTTTAAGTTTTGCATTCGGACTTTATTATATATACAATTTGGGTATAACAGAAGGTTTGTTTGCAATCTGGGCTAATTGA
- the larC gene encoding nickel insertion protein, whose protein sequence is MKRPPDHEHLDGQMVKMEVNLDDISGEWLGHVMDLLFESGANDVFYTPIFMKKNRPGVLLQLLCSQQVITKIKKILFAETTTLGIRYYPLTVHRLERSFLHIDTQWGKVTIKRGFHEGQPIQQAPEYEDCRKIAVQNNIPLKRVYEEVWKCLGEVVEK, encoded by the coding sequence ATGAAGCGCCCACCTGATCATGAGCATCTTGATGGACAAATGGTAAAAATGGAAGTGAATCTAGATGATATTTCCGGTGAATGGCTTGGTCATGTAATGGATTTGTTGTTTGAATCAGGAGCAAATGATGTATTTTATACGCCAATCTTCATGAAAAAAAATCGACCGGGGGTGTTATTGCAGCTTCTCTGTTCACAGCAGGTGATTACGAAAATCAAGAAGATATTATTTGCTGAAACGACAACTCTCGGTATACGCTACTATCCTCTTACCGTGCACAGGCTCGAACGATCTTTTTTACATATAGACACACAATGGGGGAAAGTGACGATAAAGAGAGGGTTCCATGAGGGCCAACCCATACAGCAGGCACCTGAATATGAGGATTGCCGTAAAATTGCCGTACAGAACAATATACCTCTTAAAAGGGTGTATGAAGAAGTATGGAAGTGTCTCGGGGAGGTGGTAGAGAAATGA
- a CDS encoding LarC family nickel insertion protein: MRTLYFDCFSGISGDMVIGALIDAGADPLQMEEELKKLNMDEEYTLSWGKVIKNGITSTKFDVILTSKSEQPHEHGHSHGHEHSHSHGHEHSHSHETEPNHSHVHHNHHGSRTYKQIVEAINEANLNESVTNMSLAIFKKIGEAEGHIHGLPLDKVHFHEVGAVDSIIDIIGAAILIDQLDIESVQSSAIPTGSGHIHIDHGIYPVPAPATLEILKGVPIASNVIRSELATPTGAAIAAVLAEKFGSLPAMTVESIGYGAGTKTFENHPNVLRIIIGEIQ; this comes from the coding sequence ATGAGGACATTATATTTTGACTGCTTTTCCGGCATAAGCGGAGATATGGTTATTGGTGCGTTGATTGATGCAGGTGCAGACCCTTTACAAATGGAAGAAGAGTTAAAAAAGCTTAACATGGATGAAGAATATACTCTGTCATGGGGGAAAGTTATTAAAAATGGCATTACGAGTACTAAATTTGATGTCATTCTTACCAGTAAATCAGAGCAGCCACATGAACATGGCCACAGTCATGGACATGAACACAGCCACAGTCATGGACATGAACATAGCCACAGTCATGAAACCGAACCCAACCATAGCCATGTACATCACAATCATCATGGTAGCCGCACCTACAAACAAATTGTAGAAGCTATCAATGAGGCTAACCTTAATGAATCGGTAACAAACATGTCACTCGCCATATTTAAGAAGATTGGTGAAGCGGAAGGGCACATACACGGGCTTCCGCTTGATAAAGTTCACTTTCATGAGGTAGGAGCTGTAGATTCAATAATAGATATAATCGGGGCTGCAATTTTAATCGATCAGCTAGATATTGAATCAGTTCAGTCATCAGCCATTCCAACGGGATCTGGACATATACATATAGATCACGGAATATACCCGGTTCCTGCACCTGCCACACTTGAAATATTGAAGGGGGTACCGATTGCCTCAAACGTTATTCGTTCTGAATTAGCAACGCCGACCGGTGCTGCCATCGCTGCGGTTTTAGCTGAAAAATTTGGCTCGCTTCCAGCCATGACTGTCGAATCGATTGGCTATGGTGCGGGGACAAAAACATTTGAAAATCATCCGAATGTCCTTCGCATTATTATAGGGGAGATCCAATGA
- the larB gene encoding nickel pincer cofactor biosynthesis protein LarB, with the protein MIDDILEQVQNGSLTAAEAKEKLASYENLGFVKIDHHRKRRQGFPEIVFGEGKTAEQILTIVQSLRTRNDSVLVTRISREKAVYVQKECSEFEYNDMARTLAWVKEKPKSFGSYIAIVCAGTSDLSVAEEAAVTAETLGIPVRRIYDVGVAGLHRLLDNIDEIRGATVSVCVAGMEGALPSVLGGLVTNPIIAVPTSIGYGANFNGLSALLSMLNSCASGVSVVNIDNGFGAAYNAAIIYKLVHKKEINDNEDIIF; encoded by the coding sequence ATGATTGATGATATTTTAGAGCAGGTTCAAAATGGTTCATTGACAGCAGCTGAAGCAAAGGAAAAACTTGCATCATATGAGAATTTAGGGTTTGTAAAAATTGATCATCATCGAAAAAGGAGACAAGGTTTTCCTGAAATTGTGTTTGGAGAAGGGAAAACGGCTGAGCAAATTTTAACGATTGTACAATCACTTCGGACAAGGAATGATTCTGTGCTGGTGACCCGAATTTCTCGGGAAAAAGCAGTATATGTACAAAAAGAATGTAGTGAATTTGAGTATAACGATATGGCCCGGACACTTGCTTGGGTTAAAGAAAAGCCAAAATCCTTTGGTTCATATATTGCAATTGTGTGCGCCGGGACATCAGATTTGTCCGTTGCTGAAGAAGCTGCCGTGACGGCCGAAACACTAGGTATTCCAGTCAGGCGTATATACGATGTTGGTGTTGCTGGGCTGCACCGCCTCCTTGATAATATAGACGAGATACGAGGGGCTACCGTATCAGTTTGTGTGGCGGGGATGGAAGGGGCACTCCCAAGTGTGTTAGGGGGCCTTGTCACGAATCCAATTATTGCTGTTCCGACAAGTATCGGTTACGGTGCCAATTTTAACGGTTTATCGGCACTTTTATCAATGCTTAATTCATGCGCATCGGGTGTAAGTGTGGTGAACATCGATAATGGATTTGGTGCAGCCTACAATGCAGCGATTATATACAAACTTGTACATAAAAAGGAGATCAATGATAATGAGGACATTATATTTTGA
- the larE gene encoding ATP-dependent sacrificial sulfur transferase LarE encodes MLLEKYRNLQGILQKMESVVVAFSGGVDSTFLLKVAIDTLGYDNVLAITADSETYPSSELKDANMLSKWIGAKHRVIQTSELAIPGYTENNQNRCYFCKSSLFDHLLPILEEYEFNNIIYGVIADDANEFRPGMKAAKEKGIRGPLLEAGLFKEEIRVLSKQAGLPTWDKPSFACLSSRIAYGDIITKEKLTKVDKSEAYLKSLDIHQVRVRTHEDTARIEVEPVDMPRVLQYHVAITKRLKQFGYKYVSLDLTGYTSGSMNIALKKEEIL; translated from the coding sequence ATGTTACTAGAAAAGTACAGAAATCTGCAGGGTATTCTCCAAAAAATGGAGTCGGTTGTTGTCGCTTTTTCAGGAGGGGTGGACAGCACTTTTTTGCTAAAGGTTGCTATTGATACTTTAGGTTATGATAATGTGTTAGCCATTACAGCAGATTCGGAAACCTATCCGTCGAGTGAGTTGAAGGATGCCAATATGCTATCAAAATGGATTGGTGCCAAACATCGAGTCATTCAAACTTCGGAGTTGGCCATTCCTGGATATACAGAAAATAATCAGAACCGCTGTTACTTTTGTAAAAGTAGTTTATTTGACCACCTGCTTCCTATTCTTGAAGAATATGAATTTAATAATATAATTTATGGAGTCATCGCTGATGATGCTAACGAATTTCGCCCAGGCATGAAAGCAGCTAAAGAAAAAGGAATCAGGGGACCTCTTCTGGAGGCCGGTTTATTCAAAGAAGAAATAAGAGTATTGTCCAAGCAAGCCGGTTTGCCAACCTGGGATAAACCATCATTCGCATGCCTATCTTCACGCATAGCATACGGCGATATCATTACGAAGGAAAAGTTGACGAAAGTGGATAAATCAGAAGCTTACTTAAAATCATTGGATATTCATCAGGTAAGAGTCAGGACGCATGAGGATACTGCCCGAATTGAAGTTGAACCCGTCGATATGCCTCGAGTGCTCCAATACCATGTGGCGATCACGAAACGACTGAAGCAATTTGGTTATAAGTATGTATCATTGGATCTCACGGGCTATACAAGCGGAAGTATGAATATAGCACTTAAAAAGGAAGAAATTTTATGA
- a CDS encoding bifunctional 4-hydroxy-2-oxoglutarate aldolase/2-dehydro-3-deoxy-phosphogluconate aldolase, with product MTKLEELKHRKLVAVIRGARPDQIIPIARALKEGGIRTLEITVETPKVCHLIERVKEEFGDDIIAGAGTVLDPETARAVIMAGAEFIFSPTVNVKTIKMAKRYGVISIPGALTPTEILTAYEHGADIIKVFPADALGVSYFKNLKGPLPHIPLMPTGGVSLDNLASFFKAGAIAAGVGGSLINPSKLISDGDYTRLAETAKKFSAIVQRS from the coding sequence ATGACTAAACTTGAAGAGCTTAAACATAGGAAGCTGGTTGCGGTCATTCGCGGTGCACGCCCAGATCAAATTATACCTATCGCCAGAGCCCTGAAAGAGGGCGGCATCCGAACACTTGAAATAACAGTGGAAACTCCCAAAGTGTGTCATTTAATTGAAAGGGTGAAAGAGGAGTTCGGTGATGATATCATAGCGGGTGCCGGTACGGTATTGGATCCTGAAACGGCCCGTGCGGTCATCATGGCAGGGGCGGAATTTATCTTTTCTCCAACCGTCAATGTCAAAACGATTAAAATGGCGAAGCGCTATGGCGTTATTAGTATCCCTGGTGCACTCACACCAACCGAAATATTGACTGCTTATGAGCATGGAGCAGACATTATCAAAGTTTTTCCAGCAGATGCACTTGGTGTTAGCTATTTTAAAAATCTTAAAGGACCGCTTCCTCACATTCCCCTTATGCCAACTGGCGGTGTCAGCCTTGACAACCTCGCATCTTTTTTTAAGGCAGGGGCCATCGCAGCGGGAGTTGGTGGTTCATTGATCAATCCTTCGAAATTGATTTCAGATGGAGATTACACCAGGCTGGCAGAAACGGCAAAAAAATTTTCAGCTATCGTACAAAGAAGCTAA